A region from the Linepithema humile isolate Giens D197 chromosome 1, Lhum_UNIL_v1.0, whole genome shotgun sequence genome encodes:
- the LOC105674461 gene encoding WD repeat-containing protein 13: MTESQNNIIESTSQKMATTWHQQVFALDAKYNTLRANKLPNPSLGMLYIRRRNQLLREKLSKDPEIGAQYLKLRSELLHRRYGERQEQNSVGSHTISEESSENKIKHHLVQRKSTAENFAFAGVHHVFDQHKTAVTMLKFANNDRSKLCCASLDGTLSICEVISTSPKVIALLEGHRNGVTALDWSISNDLIVSSSLDATIRLWRVCTDAEPVCLRVVNDQQRAEVLCCNFIPANNNLIVAGNSQGLIQISNVSTGIYTRGGSCKIGGKILSLACEGSGGSVIWAGNDRGVIVSFRLEPGIGRLTKLQRVQETGGMITSLSWRSWLSKDAPWAALLVSSACNAVLLYRVADNHGSLCFWRKYPVKHRHYPLRSTFCPQMGASLIATGSEDGAIHLLDSAREGKAARINRLHGHATPTLALSFNYDESLLASADHDGLIILWRNHQRHL, translated from the exons ATGACAGAATcacaaaacaatattattgaaagCACATCGCAAAAAATGGCTACTACCTGGCATCAACAAGTGTTTGCACTCGATGCAAAATACAATACATTGCGAGCTAATAAACTACCTAATCCTAGTTTAG GTATGTTATACATTCGTCGAAGGAATCAGCTGCTCCGTGAAAAACTATCCAAAGATCCAGAAATTGGTGCACAATATCTGAAATTGAGATCAGAATTATTACATCGGCGTTACGGAGAGAGGCAAGAGCAGAATAGTGTGGGAAGTCACACAATCAGCGAAGAATCATCggaaaacaaaataaagcaCCACCTTGTGCAACGAAAATCAACAGCAGAGAACTTTGCATTTGCTGGAGTCCATCATGTTTTTGATCAGCACAAGACGGCCGTAACAATGCTCAAGTTTGCCAACAACGACAGATCCAAATTGTGCTGTGCATCACTGGACGGTACACTGTCCATATGCGAGGTCATAAGCACATCTCCGAAAGTAATCGCTCTCTTGGAAGGTCATCGTAACGGCGTGACTGCACTCGATTGGAGCATTAGCAACGATCTGATAGTTTCCTCCTCTTTGGATGCAACAATAAGGCTTTGGAGAGTATGCACAGACGCAGAGCCGGTTTGCTTGCGAGTAGTGAATGACCAACAACGAGCAGAGGTTTTATGCTGCAATTTCATACCTgccaataataatttaatagtagCTGGCAATTCTCAGGGATTGATTCAGATCTCGAACGTATCCACCGGCATATATACACGCGGCGGATCTTGCAAGATTGGTGGAAAG ATTCTTTCCCTCGCATGCGAGGGCAGCGGTGGTTCGGTGATCTGGGCCGGCAATGACAGAGGTGTTATAGTGTCTTTCCGATTGGAACCTGGCATAGGACGGCTGACAAAGTTGCAAAGAGTACAGGAGACCGGTGGGATGATAACTAGTCTTTCTTGGCGCTCCTGGCTATCCAAGGATGCGCCTTGGGCAGCGTTGCTGGTGAGCAGCGCGTGCAACGCCGTATTATTATATCGCGTTGCGGACAATCACGGTTCTTTATGCTTCTGGAGAAAGTACCCTGTCAAGCATAg GCATTATCCATTGAGATCTACCTTCTGCCCACAAATGGGCGCGTCTTTAATAGCCACTGGATCGGAAGACGGGGCTATTCATCTGTTAGATTCAGCGAGGGAGGGAAAAGCCGCAAGAATCAATCGGCTGCACGGTCACGCAACGCCTACATTAGCTTTATCGTTTAATTATGATGAGTCTCTATTGGCATCCGCGGATCACGACGGTCTGATTATTCTATGGCGCAATCACCAACGTCATTTGTGA